One genomic region from Ignavibacteriales bacterium encodes:
- a CDS encoding methyltransferase domain-containing protein, with translation MKHDINSPKYNDNRKYDYSFTENEDRNEYSRIVDLISPNSKVIDMGCGNGSLLNLLKEKKNIQEFGIELSESGVEVCRKKELNVVQGRIDEELKITDNAFDYAICNVTIQMVNYPEILLKEMKRISKRQIISFPNFGFYKNRIDFLAKGRMPKPMLFGYSWYSTGHLHQLTIKDFYELIIYVEGIKVINVVLEKSSNPIKNYFLTRYPNLFQVLPIFLLEKV, from the coding sequence ATGAAACACGATATAAACTCTCCAAAATATAATGATAATAGAAAATATGATTATTCTTTCACTGAAAATGAAGACCGAAATGAATACTCAAGAATAGTTGATTTGATTTCACCGAATTCAAAAGTAATAGATATGGGTTGTGGGAATGGGTCGTTATTGAATCTTCTAAAAGAGAAAAAAAATATTCAAGAATTTGGGATAGAACTTTCTGAGAGCGGAGTTGAGGTTTGTCGTAAAAAAGAATTAAATGTTGTACAGGGAAGAATTGATGAAGAATTAAAAATTACAGATAACGCTTTTGATTATGCTATCTGCAATGTAACTATTCAGATGGTAAATTATCCTGAAATATTGTTAAAAGAGATGAAAAGAATTTCGAAAAGACAGATTATTTCATTTCCTAACTTCGGTTTTTATAAAAACCGAATTGATTTTCTAGCAAAAGGTAGAATGCCAAAACCTATGTTATTTGGTTATAGTTGGTATTCAACAGGACATCTTCACCAACTTACTATAAAAGATTTTTATGAACTAATAATATATGTTGAAGGAATTAAAGTTATTAATGTTGTTTTAGAAAAATCCTCTAACCCTATAAAGAATTACTTTTTAACAAGATACCCTAATTTATTCCAGGTATTGCCCATTTTTCTATTAGAAAAAGTATAA
- a CDS encoding glycosyl transferase: MFNFCTLFDSNYLSRGIACYRSLEKKCDDFHLYIFAFDDRAYKILKKLNFKKVTIISLKEFEDEELLNVKPTRSIAEYCWTSTSSTILYVLENYKVDNCTYIDSDIYFYSSPKTIFDEMGDKSILLTEHRYSPKYNKELKAGKYCVQFVTFKNDDLALKALKWWRERCIEWCYNRFEDGKFGDQLYLDDWTERFEGVHVMGHLGGGLAAWNIQQYSFEKLNGDLIGTEIKSGKKFSTVFYHFHYLRFFNNDQIELGRRTLNKNILDIFYKPYIENLEEIKAEITNLDGSFDPNGPAQKPLNWKTPLLYIYRKLFGVYNIYNKSDFLK, translated from the coding sequence ATGTTTAACTTCTGCACACTTTTCGATTCAAACTATTTATCACGCGGCATTGCATGTTATCGCTCCTTAGAAAAGAAATGTGATGACTTTCATCTTTATATTTTTGCGTTTGATGATAGAGCATATAAAATCTTAAAAAAGTTGAATTTCAAAAAAGTAACTATCATTTCACTTAAAGAATTTGAGGATGAAGAATTGCTAAATGTAAAACCAACAAGATCTATTGCAGAGTATTGCTGGACTTCAACCTCTTCAACAATTCTTTATGTGCTTGAAAATTATAAGGTTGATAACTGTACTTACATTGATTCTGATATTTATTTCTATTCCTCCCCCAAAACAATTTTTGATGAAATGGGTGATAAGTCTATTTTATTAACAGAGCATAGATATTCTCCCAAATACAATAAAGAATTAAAAGCTGGCAAATATTGCGTACAGTTTGTAACTTTTAAAAATGATGATCTCGCTTTGAAGGCTCTAAAATGGTGGCGAGAAAGATGTATAGAATGGTGTTATAACCGTTTTGAAGATGGAAAGTTTGGTGATCAACTTTATTTAGATGATTGGACGGAAAGATTTGAAGGTGTGCATGTAATGGGGCATCTCGGTGGCGGGTTAGCGGCTTGGAATATTCAACAATATTCTTTTGAAAAATTAAATGGAGATTTGATTGGAACTGAAATCAAATCTGGCAAAAAGTTTAGTACTGTGTTTTATCATTTTCATTACTTAAGATTTTTTAATAATGATCAGATAGAGCTAGGGAGAAGAACATTAAACAAAAATATCTTAGACATTTTTTATAAACCATACATAGAAAATTTGGAAGAAATCAAAGCAGAAATCACGAATCTTGATGGTTCATTTGATCCAAATGGCCCAGCTCAAAAACCTCTTAACTGGAAAACACCATTGTTATATATTTACAGGAAACTTTTTGGTGTTTATAATATTTATAATAAATCGGATTTTCTAAAATAA
- a CDS encoding class I SAM-dependent methyltransferase, with amino-acid sequence MSKDFWNKRYSEQDFAYGIKPNEFFKSEIEKLIPGKALFLGEGEGRNAVYAASLDWNVDAVDFSESAKEKALKLANENNVEINYTVNDFENYRFIENKYDLIVMIFLHLPTQINQIIFNGSIYALNTNGKLIIETFSKEQINNSSGGPKDPQLLFSESELINLTSQLQTNLLESKTINLNEGAYHIGKADVIRYVGVKI; translated from the coding sequence ATGAGTAAAGATTTTTGGAATAAAAGGTATTCAGAACAAGATTTTGCTTATGGAATAAAGCCGAATGAGTTTTTTAAATCTGAGATTGAAAAACTAATACCAGGGAAAGCACTGTTTCTGGGTGAAGGTGAAGGCCGAAATGCTGTTTATGCTGCATCACTCGATTGGAATGTAGACGCTGTTGATTTTAGTGAATCTGCAAAAGAAAAAGCTCTAAAATTAGCTAATGAGAATAATGTTGAAATTAACTACACTGTTAATGATTTTGAAAACTATCGGTTTATTGAAAATAAATATGATTTGATAGTAATGATTTTCCTCCATCTTCCTACTCAAATTAACCAGATAATTTTTAATGGTTCAATTTATGCACTTAATACTAATGGAAAATTAATTATTGAGACATTTAGCAAGGAACAGATAAATAATTCCTCCGGCGGACCCAAGGATCCTCAGCTTTTATTTTCAGAATCTGAATTAATTAATCTTACTTCTCAACTACAGACTAACCTTTTAGAATCTAAAACAATTAATCTTAATGAAGGAGCATACCATATCGGCAAAGCAGATGTTATTAGATATGTTGGTGTAAAGATTTAA
- a CDS encoding sigma-54-dependent Fis family transcriptional regulator: MKETILLVDDELSYLDLLKSILQHEGYENVITESNPLNVPQILKTQSIDLILLDIYMPQMNGLQLLEQITPEYPNIPVIIVTAVDDKEIALEAIKFGAYEFIIKPPDTDRLLLTIRRAIGYKLLEKERDVLRSEGPVVKASENKFANIITESETMHRVFNLVEIFAPTNETILIVGETGTGKDLVAKKIHDLSARQLKPYVAVNLSSISASHLESELFGNIKGTLLDSTTDKQGYFEEANGGTIFLDEIGEMPKELQGKLLRAIQYNEIFKIGSSNPIKLDIRIIAATNRDLADAVNKGSFRADLYYRLNRGHISLPSLRKRGNDVLLLSNHLIKVANKTYNKNILGLTREAIAQLRNYSFPGNVRELENVIFNSVVQADDNQRLSAVEIPRISDGKEFELQKSELLISLEEAEKKHIINVMGTLNNNVRKAASILGVSERTLQRKLKVIREE, encoded by the coding sequence TTGAAAGAAACAATTTTACTCGTTGATGACGAGTTGTCATATTTAGATTTACTTAAAAGTATTCTTCAACACGAGGGATATGAAAACGTAATTACTGAATCAAATCCGTTAAATGTTCCGCAGATACTAAAAACACAAAGTATAGATTTAATCCTGCTTGATATTTATATGCCCCAGATGAATGGGCTGCAGCTGCTTGAGCAAATTACCCCTGAGTATCCAAACATTCCTGTAATCATTGTAACTGCAGTTGATGATAAAGAAATTGCTTTAGAAGCAATTAAGTTTGGAGCCTATGAATTTATTATTAAACCACCTGATACTGATCGTTTATTACTAACAATCCGAAGAGCGATTGGATATAAACTACTTGAAAAAGAGAGAGATGTTTTAAGATCAGAAGGTCCGGTTGTAAAGGCAAGTGAAAATAAATTTGCAAATATTATCACTGAATCTGAAACTATGCATAGGGTTTTTAATCTTGTTGAAATCTTTGCTCCAACTAATGAAACAATACTTATTGTTGGTGAAACTGGGACTGGTAAAGATCTTGTTGCAAAAAAAATTCACGATCTATCTGCAAGACAATTAAAACCTTATGTTGCAGTTAATCTTTCATCTATATCAGCATCGCATTTAGAAAGTGAATTGTTCGGAAATATTAAAGGAACTTTACTTGACTCCACAACAGATAAACAAGGATATTTTGAAGAAGCAAATGGCGGAACAATTTTTCTTGATGAAATTGGCGAGATGCCAAAAGAACTTCAGGGAAAACTTTTACGGGCCATTCAGTATAACGAAATCTTTAAGATTGGAAGTTCTAATCCAATTAAATTAGATATTAGAATTATAGCAGCTACTAATAGAGATCTGGCTGATGCTGTTAATAAAGGTAGTTTTCGTGCAGATCTTTATTACAGACTTAATCGCGGGCATATAAGTTTACCATCATTACGCAAACGAGGTAACGACGTATTATTATTATCCAATCATTTGATTAAGGTTGCAAACAAAACTTACAACAAAAATATTTTAGGTTTAACTCGTGAAGCAATTGCACAATTAAGAAATTATTCTTTTCCTGGGAATGTACGCGAATTAGAAAATGTAATTTTTAATTCCGTTGTCCAGGCTGATGATAATCAAAGATTGAGTGCAGTCGAAATACCGAGAATAAGCGATGGAAAAGAATTTGAATTACAAAAATCAGAACTTTTAATTTCACTTGAGGAAGCTGAAAAGAAACATATAATAAATGTTATGGGTACTTTAAATAACAATGTAAGAAAAGCAGCTTCAATTCTTGGTGTAAGTGAAAGAACACTTCAAAGAAAACTTAAAGTTATTCGTGAAGAATAA
- a CDS encoding co-chaperone GroES has protein sequence MDIKSLKKFIVVGDRVLIRPQEDASKTNSGLYLPAGVTEKEKIQSGYVIKVGPGYATSAQNEDESWKGNTDQVKYIPLQAKDGDLAIFLRKEAFEIEFEREKFLIVPNSAILLLIRNDDFEI, from the coding sequence ATGGATATAAAAAGTCTTAAAAAATTCATTGTAGTTGGCGATAGGGTTTTAATTAGACCCCAGGAAGATGCAAGCAAAACTAACAGCGGGTTGTATTTGCCGGCTGGTGTAACAGAGAAAGAAAAAATCCAAAGTGGTTATGTAATAAAAGTTGGTCCGGGTTATGCAACATCCGCACAAAATGAAGATGAATCCTGGAAGGGGAATACTGATCAAGTAAAATATATTCCGTTGCAGGCAAAAGATGGTGATTTGGCAATCTTTTTAAGAAAAGAAGCTTTTGAGATTGAGTTTGAAAGAGAAAAATTTTTAATTGTTCCTAATTCTGCAATTTTACTGCTTATCAGAAATGATGATTTTGAAATCTAA
- a CDS encoding DegT/DnrJ/EryC1/StrS family aminotransferase, which produces MIDYENLNKSNLVFFEEFKKSFDETLNSGWFILGKNVERFEKDFALFHSTKHCFGVASGLDALLLSLKAFEFEKGSEVIVPSNTYIATILSILHAGLKPVLVEPDIATYNIDPQKIEESITTRTKALMIVHLYGKSCAMDEIVLLCKKYNLKLIEDCAQSHGAKYKDKLTGTFGEFGSFSFYPTKNLGALGDAGAIITNDESLAGKIKRLRNYGSDVKYYNEVVGYNSRLDEIQAGFLSLKLKKLDEINEHKRKLARIYLDNLKSDFIKPVVDVNYFDVYHIFNVRHSKRDKLREYLLKNEIKTDIHYPVAPHKQKAMKNIIEGYYPISEEIHNTTLSLPCSFGHTEDEIYKVVELMNRF; this is translated from the coding sequence GTGATTGATTACGAGAACTTAAATAAATCAAATTTAGTTTTCTTTGAAGAGTTCAAAAAATCATTTGATGAAACTCTAAACTCAGGTTGGTTTATTCTTGGTAAAAATGTTGAACGATTTGAGAAAGATTTTGCATTATTCCATAGCACAAAACATTGTTTTGGTGTTGCCTCTGGACTAGATGCACTTCTGCTTTCTCTTAAAGCATTTGAGTTTGAAAAGGGCAGTGAAGTAATTGTTCCGTCTAACACTTATATCGCAACTATTCTTTCAATTCTTCATGCAGGATTGAAACCTGTTCTAGTTGAACCTGATATTGCTACTTACAATATCGATCCCCAAAAAATAGAAGAAAGTATTACTACTCGCACAAAAGCATTAATGATAGTACATCTATATGGCAAAAGTTGTGCAATGGATGAAATTGTTTTGTTGTGCAAAAAGTATAATTTAAAATTGATTGAAGATTGCGCACAATCTCATGGTGCAAAATATAAAGACAAGTTGACCGGAACATTTGGTGAATTTGGCTCTTTCAGTTTTTATCCAACAAAAAATCTTGGTGCTTTGGGTGATGCAGGAGCAATAATAACTAATGATGAATCGCTTGCTGGAAAGATTAAACGATTAAGAAACTATGGCTCCGATGTAAAGTATTACAATGAAGTTGTTGGGTATAATTCCAGGCTTGATGAAATACAGGCTGGATTTTTAAGCCTCAAACTGAAAAAGCTTGATGAGATAAATGAACACAAAAGAAAATTAGCACGAATTTATTTAGATAATCTTAAATCCGATTTTATAAAACCAGTTGTTGATGTAAACTATTTTGATGTCTATCATATATTTAATGTTCGGCATTCAAAACGTGACAAGCTGCGTGAGTATTTGTTAAAAAATGAAATTAAAACTGATATTCATTATCCCGTTGCCCCGCACAAACAAAAAGCGATGAAGAATATAATTGAAGGCTATTACCCGATTTCCGAAGAAATTCATAACACAACTTTGAGCTTGCCTTGTTCATTCGGGCATACTGAAGATGAGATTTATAAAGTTGTTGAATTGATGAATAGATTTTAA
- a CDS encoding glycosyltransferase — MKKVLFISYFWPPSGKASLHWPLDIIRHLPKEEIEPIILTVEDETFTQKDESLLSKVDPGWRVIKSKALEPFDIYRKFIGKNKNEKLIASETISLENKSLAHRISIWIRMNLFVPDARVGWNFTAIKAAKKFLEKEKIDAIISIGPPHSSHLIGLNLSKKFSIPHIPVLIDPWVDIIYYKNFKRNKLTLTLDNHFEKSVLENAKQVIFVTKSAQEDYINKYQFLKDKSSVLYWGYDANSFENITIKKENRNEKLLVHAGNIFAYQNPKKLWDQIKIENQFGNNIKIKFIGTVDNEILNYINQIGLNDFVQVAGFLPFPKMIEEICSADMLLVCSSEPRHVPGKLFEAMRTGNPIIAFGNNNTEVKQILNDVDAGMMFKYDESVAEFFRKNFIKNYDNKNIEKYDREVISREFAALIKSL; from the coding sequence ATGAAAAAAGTTTTATTCATATCATACTTTTGGCCACCATCAGGTAAAGCTTCACTTCATTGGCCGCTTGATATTATTAGACATCTTCCAAAAGAAGAAATTGAGCCAATAATTTTAACGGTTGAAGATGAAACATTTACCCAAAAAGATGAGAGCCTTTTAAGCAAAGTTGATCCTGGTTGGAGAGTCATAAAATCTAAAGCACTTGAGCCTTTTGATATTTATAGAAAATTTATTGGTAAGAATAAAAATGAAAAACTGATAGCATCAGAAACAATTTCTCTTGAAAACAAAAGTTTAGCTCATCGTATATCAATCTGGATAAGAATGAATTTATTTGTTCCAGATGCAAGAGTTGGCTGGAATTTTACGGCAATTAAAGCAGCAAAGAAATTTTTAGAGAAAGAAAAGATTGATGCAATAATATCTATCGGTCCGCCGCATAGTTCACACTTGATAGGTTTAAATCTCAGTAAGAAGTTTTCCATTCCCCACATTCCTGTTTTAATTGATCCATGGGTTGATATTATCTACTACAAAAACTTTAAGCGAAATAAACTCACCCTGACTTTGGATAATCATTTTGAAAAATCTGTTTTGGAAAATGCTAAGCAAGTTATTTTTGTTACAAAATCCGCTCAAGAAGATTATATAAATAAATATCAGTTTCTAAAAGATAAATCATCTGTTTTATACTGGGGCTATGATGCTAATTCGTTTGAAAATATTACAATAAAAAAAGAAAATCGCAACGAAAAATTATTAGTGCATGCCGGTAATATTTTTGCATACCAAAATCCCAAAAAACTTTGGGATCAAATAAAGATTGAAAATCAATTTGGCAACAATATTAAGATAAAATTTATCGGTACGGTTGATAACGAAATTCTAAATTATATTAATCAAATTGGATTGAATGATTTTGTTCAAGTTGCTGGTTTTCTCCCCTTTCCTAAAATGATTGAAGAGATCTGCTCTGCAGATATGCTTTTGGTTTGTTCATCAGAACCACGCCACGTTCCTGGAAAATTATTTGAGGCTATGCGAACCGGGAATCCAATAATTGCTTTTGGTAATAACAACACAGAAGTAAAGCAAATTCTTAACGATGTTGATGCGGGAATGATGTTCAAATATGATGAAAGTGTTGCAGAGTTTTTTAGAAAAAACTTTATAAAAAATTACGACAATAAAAACATAGAAAAATATGATCGTGAAGTTATATCTAGAGAATTTGCCGCTTTGATAAAGTCTCTTTAA
- a CDS encoding FdtA/QdtA family cupin domain-containing protein: MAKLITLKTFSDNRGNLTVIEDQIPFEAKRVFYIYGVDDSVRGGHRHKTTRQAAVCIHGSCIVSNNDSKTKQDFLLDHPSKCLLLETYDWHTMHHFTPDAVLLVFASTKFDPADYIYEEYK; the protein is encoded by the coding sequence ATGGCAAAACTTATTACATTAAAAACATTTTCTGATAACAGAGGCAATCTAACTGTAATTGAAGATCAAATTCCCTTTGAAGCTAAACGTGTTTTTTATATTTACGGTGTTGATGATTCTGTGCGCGGCGGTCATAGACATAAAACTACAAGACAAGCCGCAGTTTGTATTCATGGTAGCTGTATAGTATCCAATAATGATAGCAAGACAAAACAGGATTTTCTTTTAGACCATCCAAGCAAATGCTTGCTATTAGAGACCTATGATTGGCATACTATGCATCACTTTACACCTGATGCTGTTTTGCTGGTTTTTGCTAGTACAAAATTTGATCCAGCAGATTATATCTATGAGGAATACAAGTGA